The proteins below come from a single Hirundo rustica isolate bHirRus1 chromosome 6, bHirRus1.pri.v3, whole genome shotgun sequence genomic window:
- the CHRM5 gene encoding muscarinic acetylcholine receptor M5 — protein MEVNLFSNSTVANSSSINHKQLEGHSLWEVITIATVTAIVSLITIVGNILVMISFKVNSQLKTVNNYYLLSLACADLIIGIFSMNLYTSYILIGHWTLGSLACDLWLALDYVASNASVMNLLVISFDRYFSITRPLTYRAKRTPKRAGIMIGMAWLISFMLWAPVILCWQYFVGERTVPPDECQIQFLYEPIITFGTAIAAFYIPVSVMTILYCRIYKETEKRTKDLAELQGSESVAEFEAVKPQKTLLKSCFSCKQQNLVKRERCQASWSSSSRSTSATAKASQAASTCMDWAKADQLTTCSSYASSEDEDKLATDSVFQVTYKSPSKIQTEEYNETTDVVKDQPEESDFENQKYFLSPTKEHVQKSKKCVAYKFRLVVKADGTQEANNGCRKVKITPCSAALSKEPSIKSMDPNINNQITKRKRMVLIKERKAAQTLSAILLAFILTWTPYNIMVLISTFCSDCIPLTLWHLGYWLCYVNSTVNPICYALCNKTFRKTFKMLLFCQWKKKKVEEKLYWQGNTRLP, from the coding sequence ATGGAAGTCAATTTATTCAGCAATTCTACGGTTGCAAACAGTTCATCCATCAACCACAAGCAGTTAGAAGGGCATAGCCTCTGGGAAGTCATTACTATTGCCACTGTAACTGCAATTGTAAGCTTAATAACCATAGTGGGAAATATTCTTGTAATGATATCCTTTAAGGTTAACAGTCAGCTCAAAACTGTCAACAATTATTACTTGCTCAGCCTTGCCTGTGCAGATCTCATCATTGGGATATTTTCTATGAACCTCTATACATCCTACATACTCATAGGCCATTGGACTCTTGGAAGCCTTGCCTGTGACCTGTGGCTAGCACTGGACTATGTAGCTAGCAATGCCTCAGTAATGAACCTCCTAGTCATCAGTTTTGACAGATATTTTTCCATCACGAGGCCTTTAACTTACAGGGCCAAACGCACACCCAAAAGAGCTGGCATCATGATTGGTATGGCTTGGCTAATTTCCTTCATGTTGTGGGCACCTGTTATCTTATGCTGGCAGTATTTTGTAGGTGAAAGAACAGTACCGCCTGACGAGTGCCAGATACAGTTTCTCTATGAACCCATTATTACCTTTGGCACTGCAATTGCTGCTTTTTACATTCCAGTGTCTGTGATGACCATTCTGTACTGCCGCATCTATAAAGAGACAGAGAAACGCACCAAGGACCTTGCTGAACTGCAGGGCTCAGAGTCTGTGGCAGAGTTTGAGGCAGTAAAGCCTCAGAAAACTCTCCTGAAGTCTTGCTTCAGTTGCAAACAACAAAACTTAGTCAAAAGAGAGAGGTGTCAGGCTTCTTGGTCTTCATCTAGTCGAAGTACGTCAGCTACAGCGAAGGCCTCCCAGGCAGCAAGTACTTGTATGGACTGGGCTAAGGCTGACCAGTTAACCACCTGCAGCAGCTACGCATCATCAGAAGATGAGGATAAACTTGCCACTGACTCAGTTTTCCAGGTAACTTACAAAAGTCCATCTAAAATTCAAACAGAAGAGTATAATGAGACTACAGATGTTGTCAAAGACCAACCTGAAGAAAGTGATTTTGAGAACCAGAAATACTTCTTGTCCCCTACCAAAGAACACgtacaaaaaagtaaaaaatgtgtGGCCTATAAATTCCGTTTGGTGGTTAAGGCTGATGGCACCCAGGAAGCTAATAATGGTTGCcgaaaagtaaaaataactccttgttctgctgctctgtcaAAGGAACCTTCCATCAAAAGCATGGATCCAAATATAAATAACCAAATCACCAAAAGGAAACGGATGGTTCTTATAAAGGAACGCAAAGCAGCACAGACTTTAAGCGCCATTCTTTTGGCTTTTATCCTCACATGGACTCCCTATAATATCATGGTTTTGATCTCGACATTTTGCTCTGACTGCATTCCCCTGACACTGTGGCACCTTGGATATTGGTTATGCTATGTGAACAGCACTGTTAACCCCATTTGTTATGCTCTCTGTAATAAAACTTTCAGGAAGACTTTTAAGATGCTGCTTTTCTgccagtggaaaaagaaaaaagtggaagAGAAACTATACTGGCAGGGCAATACCAGACTGCCATAA